The genome window TGAAGTTCATTATCATTGTTGGACAGAAAAAACCTCGtatgtggcccttgaacatgttttaaacaaaactaccaagaggttacataggaggttttgctttaaacatgttcaggggctaatcaaatctaggaggtttttcctgtccaACAAAGTTTTTTCCCTGCACACTGTACTTGCAACAGGATGTATTTGCAGATTGATCATTTTAAAGGGAGCTATAACCTCAATTTTCCATAGCCCTACTattatagggccttttaaacacactatactcGTGAGCAGCTAAAACCCAGTGACTGCTCTACCCAAGCTTTTTTTCTAGGGGAGTGGTCACTGGGTTtcgcagttctctggatatagccagggtttatatagcatggttttggatcaccatagtctaaaggccctatagtagggctaattTTGCATCAGTTACGCTTGCAGCCAAAACATACACccttttacttttcaaatcttggcCAAACATAATTTGATAATACAGTATTCTGGTATACAAtgtgttattccagttaaaatccatccaCCCCTGGACAgtatgaccttcatcttccacccAGACTGTaccaatttcaaatggggttacttgaatgggtgactccatttgaaatctacactccctgtgttagacttctccgtagtccacttgccaattgtgcactactctggctattagtacatttaagcttaaaactctgatttaattaatgagtgcacaattgatagattttcacaactgatcttttcagtcaccgtacgcctctgtttgttagcttcccaagtggactactgactttgccttgagagttaggccaatttctggcctaactaaaattggtgatgatgtaatgcatctttaaaaatgaatctggcttgtgaatGGTCGcgcagatctcgttattgtttaaatacgcccgacgcgtactggtaccattataactatacatggtacacagctatctagggaatgcggcgcttttgtgctggtggatgaacgtatgcatctagcgcgtattgtaccaccatgcttagtcttgtggttagatttttttgataaacaagtatgattgacagtgtgtgagtcccggggtaaagttctgcttaaaagtgaaagtccatagtcggttttttggataataaactggcagattctaaaattagaattgttcagtattgaagtgtcattataattatgccattatgatatgttgcattcaataatataagcctactactttacttttactgtcacaaatataattatatagcctaaactttttcataaccattttatactagtattttgatgtaggcctactaaatatcagtataatttcgagttcaactgaatgattaataacatttttatttatcaaaaatcgactatggcatagtctatccctgtgtgggagattaaagttaagtcttccatagggggtgtatggatttcaactggaatagcccaattctatgGTTGACAAATCAGGGCATGTACAAACAATAAAATTTCCAATAtattgtaaaagtggaaatttctgTGCGATTAATATATTTgagttttgccaattttgaacggtttcccttgtttttaaatttatatttgtaaGTTTTCCTTACATTgccctatacacaaaaggaatatattcccGCGAAAATAAATTTTGTGTGGAAATTTCCACTTATACAGTACATCCCTAGTCCCTACTCCTCAGGTCACTATGCCACTGACCTCACTTAATACAATTTGTACTCCACAATCAATTTAAACCACATGCAAACCTTTCTTTAGATACAATTTCTGGGTTAAAAAAAACCCCTAAAATCCTTCAAATAAAGTAGTCCCAGCTGCTCatgttgccataaaatgtttgttAGTTTCTTATAAACAAAGATGATGCTGATTAATTTTTCTTCCCAAGATCCTTAGTAGCTATCCACAGCAATGGACATCTTGTGTGGGATTCACATAACCACAGGGCAAGCAAAAGAACAccttataccaatttttcaaataCAGAACGATACCACCATTTCAAAATCTCCTGGGAGTTATGACATATTAAAACACACTACACAGACTGTGAAAAGTTACTTCTTGACGAGTACAAGTTCCCTGCATCTATTTCTCTCCAGACACGACATCTTCCATGAAGGTTGCCAAGGTGACGTCGAGATGGGACACGCCCCCGACGTCGTGAGTGCTGAGAGTAACATCTACCTTGTTGTAGACGTTGAACCACTCAGGGTGATGATCCATCTTCTCAGCTGTGAGTGCTACCCTTGACATGAAACCAAATGCCTGGAGACAGGAAGAGAAAAAAAGTCGAGTTAGTAACTTTGAAAGGGGAAGTAATGGCCATGAGTGTATTTAGTCCAAGTTTCCCATCAAAAAGGAATAAAACTAAATCCACTAATCACTCCAAATACTCCCCCCCCCGATCCCCTACTGATAGGGCTATTAACATGGTGTGAAACATGTGACCACAGGGTACATAATAACAATATTACAATGCATTATTATCAATTGGTTTGTTTATccactgtggtttatcattggtgTGGGCTACCTGGCTAGACAAGCTGGGAGTGAAATTAAGAAGTGACAATTGTCTATAACAGGGTTCCAGCTACACCGAGTTTTGGGGTCTTTTAACACAGTGAAATCATGCGGACTCcatgtttaaaattttgaaaattatggggTCCAACTTGGACCCCATTGTTTGAGGCCGAAACCGTGATAACTGTACCAGAATTTGTGTCTAAGACTTTTAGAGATTAAATTGGACCCAATAATATTTGGACCTAGCGGGAACCCTGGTCTATAATGCACCAACTACTAATAATTGCAACTCTGCAATCTGTCTACATAAAATGTTTACATTCCGATGTTCTATTATCAATACAGTACAATTTCCAGTATTGAGTTAAAATCGCTCTATAGAGGTTATATGGAAGCAAAAACTTCATTCATATGGACATCAATTTGGATGATGAGTGTGGGATGTAGCTGTCAATTcgttggtcgcaacacatagtggcgtacgtgaaggacaaaatacgtctccgagcaaaacgtttttgaaggatatgctacacGTAACAGAGtcaatactcctccactgttatctcttagtggcccgattccatttgaaattgaatttaAGGTTCAaattattaaactgtatctttaatagttaaaaaggaataactattataggataatagctagctctaaatctatacgccactatgtgaaacggaaaatttggtaaatcactctacgccactatgtgttgcgaccgacgaattggaTCACCCACTTTCAAAGTTTACATATCAAAGTTTACAGCAATTAAACCTGATATGTGCACTGATCTGGATAAAATTTGCACTGACTTGATTAAATTGTGCACTGACCTCACCTGGTTAAAATTTGCACTGACTCGGTTAAAATTTGCACCGACTCGGTTAAAATTTGCACTGACCTGGTTAAGATTTGTACTGACCTGGTTAAAATGTGCACTGACCTGGTAAAAATGTGCACTGACCTGGTTAAAATTTGCACTGACCTGGTTAAAAAATGCACTGACCTGGTTAAAATTTTTGAACATGAATGTTTTCTTTATAGCATCCCTTCCTTCCACCTCTGTCCACTCTTTAGCCATCAAGGCCTTGAGTTGTTGAGCCCTGTCATCTCCAGCCAACTTAATTCTCTTTGGTGATGATGCCTATTGAAATAAGAAAGTTCATTATGCATACTAGTAAGTTATTGTTCATGAcgaaaagttccaaattttctttaaaaattcaaaaagtgtatatgatcatgactatatttggaatcagcgtaAAAGATGCTTTAGAATGAGTACCAACAAGCACGCTAttggttaaaagggcatttcatgatccacagcatcatcccccacttttctcaaaaaaagttgagatttttatatcactggaaacatctgcctacataatgtttttttacaaaaatttcttgcagattaattcgctttagcaaagatatcatgaaattttgaatttcgctctggtataccagaacgaaattacaacacattgtctatggagcagtgtaatacacatagtcatgcataactcgcaaatgcaaaatcggaatcaactgaaattttgggaataagttttttgtgtggatatctactgaaaaatgtcataaaaagaggatgctaggatcacaaaatactcctataagtggttcttgagataact of Amphiura filiformis chromosome 14, Afil_fr2py, whole genome shotgun sequence contains these proteins:
- the LOC140170220 gene encoding probable pterin-4-alpha-carbinolamine dehydratase isoform X1: MPPEEHGPEFDGIAHRLHELCAGIINLYKQASSPKRIKLAGDDRAQQLKALMAKEWTEVEGRDAIKKTFMFKNFNQAFGFMSRVALTAEKMDHHPEWFNVYNKVDVTLSTHDVGGVSHLDVTLATFMEDVVSGEK
- the LOC140170220 gene encoding probable pterin-4-alpha-carbinolamine dehydratase isoform X2, which encodes MRLARILYKMASSPKRIKLAGDDRAQQLKALMAKEWTEVEGRDAIKKTFMFKNFNQAFGFMSRVALTAEKMDHHPEWFNVYNKVDVTLSTHDVGGVSHLDVTLATFMEDVVSGEK